The following are encoded together in the Lathyrus oleraceus cultivar Zhongwan6 chromosome 3, CAAS_Psat_ZW6_1.0, whole genome shotgun sequence genome:
- the LOC127131060 gene encoding F-box/kelch-repeat protein At3g23880: MDICLIKKQPQSTPSLRPTFIPGELIAEILSFLPVKTITRFKCVSKYWNTFISDPKFVYKHLNKSSQKQHFILTWGHVNAYTLIPFPLHGSLEIPSITIDGEDLHYLKGCYIVGSYNGLICLYAKSFYMAHNVTYQDYSIYFWNPSTRKVSKKLGSFIYSTPIDQSYVHLNSFRFAFGFDDSTKTYKVVAFHVELEYNASEVKVFTLGGSCWRNIQSFPVIPLNWVDSNGVHVSGTLNWLAIHKYFHPFYKDTYINRVEQFVIISLDLSGETYNMLLLPQGFVEVPFTRPVLKVLMESLCFSYISKENEFVLWQMKDYAVQDSWTQLFKISQRNLNMIYFDDGYQMVYLYKNDDIVIFAKGFGHHALVYNLRDKKIEKIKVYDGRVWSSQVNVYIESLVAVG; the protein is encoded by the coding sequence ATGGATATTTGTCTGATTAAGAAGCAACCTCAATCCACTCCATCCTTGCGGCCGACTTTCATTCCTGGCGAACTCATCGCAGAAATCTTATCCTTTCTTCCCGTTAAAACCATCACGCGATTCAAATGCGTGAGTAAGTACTGGAATACTTTCATCTCCGATCCCAAGTTTGTATATAAGCATCTTAACAAGTCATCACAGAAACAACACTTCATATTAACATGGGGACACGTTAACGCTTATACTCTCATACCCTTCCCTTTGCATGGTTCACTTGAAATTCCATCCATCACTATTGACGGAGAAGATCTTCATTATTTGAAGGGTTGCTATATCGTTGGTTCCTACAACGGGTTGATCTGCTTGTATGCCAAATCTTTCTATATGGCACACAATGTCACGTACCAGGACTACTCAATCTATTTCTGGAACCCTTCTACTAGAAAAGTATCTAAAAAATTAGGGTCATTTATTTATAGCACTCCTATAGATCAGAGCTACGTTCATTTAAACTCTTTTAGGTTCGCGTTTGGGTTTGATGATTCAACAAAAACTTACAAGGTTGTAGCGTTTCATGTTGAACTAGAGTACAATGCTAGTGAGGTTAAAGTTTTTACGTTGGGTGGTAGTTGTTGGAGAAATATTCAAAGTTTTCCTGTGATTCCTCTTAACTGGGTTGATTCTAATGGTGTGCATGTGAGTGGCACTCTTAACTGGTTGGCTATTCACAAGTATTTTCATCCTTTTTATAAGGACACGTATATTAATCGTGTTGAACAATTTGTAATTATTTCGCTTGATCTTTCAGGAGAGACATACAATATGTTGTTGTTGCCTCAAGGTTTTGTTGAGGTTCCATTTACTCGGCCAGTTCTTAAGGTTTTGATGGAAAGTCTGTGTTTTTCCTATATTTCTAAAGAAAATGAGTTTGTTTTATGGCAGATGAAGGACTATGCAGTTCAAGACTCTTGGACTCAATTATTTAAGATTAGTCAAAGAAACCTTAATATGATTTACTTTGATGATGGTTATCAAATGGTGTACCTTTATAAAAATGATGATATTGTGATATTTGCCAAAGGATTTGGCCACCATGCTCTGGTATATAACTTGAGAGataaaaaaatagagaaaattaAAGTTTATGACGGCAGAGTTTGGTCATCTCAAGTAAATGTTTACATAGAAAGCTTGGTTGCTGTTGGTTGA